Proteins co-encoded in one Bacteroidales bacterium genomic window:
- a CDS encoding threonylcarbamoyl-AMP synthase: MIIDDNFKNIVAECVDVLRKGGTILYPTDTIWGIGCDATNSKAVEKIYKIKRRPEDKSPIILIDDEMKLFDYVENIPPIAIDLINSVRNPVSIIYPKAKNLPYNVIAEDGSVAIRVVKQTFCKKLINLFGKPIVSTSANISGHPTPLTYNDIQEIIFREVDYVVSRSMEEHFEIKPSTIVKFNKDGELEIIRS; this comes from the coding sequence ATGATAATCGACGACAATTTTAAGAATATAGTTGCCGAATGCGTTGATGTTTTGCGCAAAGGCGGCACAATTTTATATCCTACAGATACAATCTGGGGAATCGGTTGCGATGCAACGAATAGTAAGGCTGTGGAAAAAATTTACAAAATAAAAAGAAGACCCGAAGACAAAAGTCCGATAATTTTAATTGATGATGAAATGAAACTTTTCGACTATGTCGAAAATATTCCGCCTATTGCTATAGATCTGATTAACAGCGTAAGAAATCCGGTTTCAATAATTTATCCTAAAGCAAAAAATCTTCCATACAATGTTATTGCCGAAGATGGTTCCGTTGCAATCAGAGTTGTTAAGCAAACATTCTGCAAAAAGCTCATCAATTTGTTCGGGAAACCAATAGTTTCTACTTCCGCAAATATTTCCGGACATCCTACTCCGCTGACTTACAATGATATTCAGGAAATAATTTTTAGGGAGGTCGATTATGTCGTAAGCAGAAGCATGGAAGAACATTTCGAAATTAAACCTTCGACAATTGTAAAATTTAATAAAGACGGTGAACTTGAAATCATAAGATCATAA
- the mutS gene encoding DNA mismatch repair protein MutS, producing MSEKEKKYVETPLMKQYYSIKAKYPDALLLFRVGDFYETFGDDAIISSETLGIVLTRRANGSASSVELAGFPHHALDTYLPKLVKAGYRVAICDQLEDPKQATKIVKRGVTELVTPGVSYNDKTFDQKENNFLACIHFTNNIHGIALLDISTGEFYVSQGNTDYIDKVLQGFKPNEIIIQKRYKAFFNEHFGQSGNYYVATFDDWVFTKEFGFETLTKQFHTLSLKGFGIEDMEEAIIAGGGILHYLFETCHDKTEHITSVSRLDEDDYVWLDKFTIRNLELISGNNSNAKTLFGVIDNTVSPTGSRMLRKWHIMPLKNIDAINYRLNIVEHLIGNRNLLESLRKEIKIIGDIERITGKIATRRINPREMIHLKNALKALGNIKKLCEESESKDIKQIVSGIDECKNAIDSITKIIKEDPPVMIQKCGVINDGVNDNLDECRDLAFSGKDYLMNIQKREIENTGIPSLKISFNNVFGYYIEVTNTHKDKVPAEWHRKQTLVNAERYVTQELKELESKILSAEGQISSLELSIYEELIDELLQYIKAFQRNGSIAATLDCLQSLATTAIKNNYTRPVFTDSFEINILGGRHPVIEQQMPAGESYIPNDVYLDNDIQQIMMITGPNMSGKSALLRQTALIVLLAQMGSFVPAKSVTLGIVDKIFTRVGASDNITSGESTFMVEMNETASILNNISNRCLILLDEIGRGTSTYDGISIAWAISEFLHDHSTSRAKVMFATHYHELNEMANSKKRIKNYHVTVRETDNKVIFLRKLAKGGTEHSFGIHVARMAGMPPVVLRRANEILKQLEQSQRKELSKKDDKKGNPSVNPLQISLIQMEDPLLIQIRDEILNTDINSLTPIEALLKLNEIKKLIIKL from the coding sequence ATGTCAGAGAAAGAGAAGAAATACGTTGAGACACCATTAATGAAGCAATATTATTCTATTAAAGCTAAGTATCCCGACGCTTTATTGCTTTTTCGAGTAGGCGATTTTTACGAAACTTTCGGCGATGATGCAATTATCAGCTCCGAAACTTTAGGTATCGTACTTACGCGCCGTGCAAACGGATCGGCAAGTTCGGTGGAGTTAGCCGGATTTCCTCATCATGCGCTTGATACTTATTTGCCGAAACTTGTAAAAGCCGGTTATCGAGTAGCTATCTGCGATCAACTGGAAGACCCGAAACAAGCCACAAAAATAGTAAAACGCGGTGTTACTGAGCTGGTTACTCCCGGAGTCTCTTATAATGATAAAACCTTCGACCAAAAAGAAAATAATTTTCTCGCATGTATTCATTTCACAAATAATATACACGGAATCGCTTTGCTTGATATTTCTACCGGCGAATTTTATGTATCTCAAGGAAATACGGATTATATAGATAAAGTTCTGCAAGGATTCAAACCTAATGAAATAATTATTCAGAAACGATATAAAGCTTTCTTCAACGAACATTTCGGTCAAAGCGGAAATTATTATGTAGCTACTTTCGATGATTGGGTTTTCACTAAAGAATTCGGTTTCGAAACACTGACAAAACAATTCCATACGCTTTCTCTCAAAGGTTTCGGTATCGAAGATATGGAAGAGGCAATCATAGCCGGCGGCGGTATTCTTCATTATCTTTTTGAAACTTGTCATGATAAAACCGAACATATTACTTCGGTTTCACGTTTGGATGAAGACGATTATGTTTGGCTTGATAAATTTACTATTCGAAATTTGGAACTTATCTCCGGCAATAATAGTAATGCAAAAACATTATTCGGAGTAATTGATAATACTGTTTCCCCTACGGGAAGCCGTATGCTGCGCAAATGGCATATAATGCCGCTGAAAAATATAGACGCAATAAATTATCGTCTAAACATCGTAGAACATTTGATAGGCAATCGTAATTTATTGGAATCATTAAGAAAAGAGATAAAAATTATCGGTGATATTGAACGTATTACGGGTAAGATTGCCACAAGAAGAATTAATCCGCGTGAAATGATTCATCTTAAAAATGCTCTCAAAGCACTCGGCAACATCAAAAAACTCTGCGAAGAATCGGAATCCAAGGATATTAAACAAATTGTAAGCGGAATCGACGAGTGCAAAAACGCCATTGATTCCATCACCAAAATCATCAAGGAAGATCCGCCCGTTATGATACAAAAATGCGGTGTTATCAATGACGGAGTTAATGATAATCTTGACGAATGTCGAGATCTGGCTTTTTCAGGAAAAGATTACCTGATGAATATTCAAAAAAGGGAAATCGAAAATACAGGAATTCCTTCCCTGAAAATCAGTTTTAACAATGTTTTCGGATACTATATTGAAGTTACAAACACTCACAAAGATAAAGTTCCTGCCGAATGGCACAGAAAACAAACTTTGGTTAACGCCGAAAGATACGTTACTCAAGAATTGAAAGAACTCGAATCAAAGATTTTATCGGCCGAAGGGCAAATTTCCAGTTTGGAACTTTCTATTTACGAAGAATTAATTGACGAGCTTTTGCAATATATCAAAGCTTTTCAAAGAAACGGCTCAATTGCTGCAACTTTGGATTGTTTGCAAAGTTTGGCAACAACGGCAATTAAAAATAATTACACCAGACCTGTTTTTACCGATAGTTTCGAAATTAATATTTTAGGCGGAAGACATCCTGTAATCGAACAACAAATGCCCGCAGGAGAAAGCTACATTCCTAATGATGTTTATTTAGACAATGACATTCAACAGATTATGATGATCACCGGCCCGAATATGTCGGGTAAATCGGCTTTGCTTAGGCAAACCGCTCTCATAGTGCTTTTGGCACAAATGGGTTCATTTGTGCCGGCAAAATCTGTTACTTTAGGAATTGTAGATAAGATTTTCACCCGTGTCGGAGCTTCTGATAATATTACTTCTGGAGAATCTACTTTTATGGTGGAAATGAATGAAACTGCGAGTATATTGAATAATATTTCGAATCGATGCCTTATTCTGTTGGATGAAATAGGAAGAGGAACAAGCACTTATGACGGTATTTCAATTGCTTGGGCAATAAGTGAATTTCTTCACGACCATTCCACATCAAGGGCTAAAGTTATGTTTGCTACCCATTATCACGAACTTAATGAAATGGCTAATTCGAAGAAAAGAATTAAGAATTATCATGTTACCGTTCGTGAAACCGATAATAAGGTTATCTTTTTAAGAAAACTTGCCAAAGGCGGTACGGAACATAGTTTCGGTATTCATGTGGCAAGAATGGCCGGAATGCCGCCTGTTGTCCTTCGCAGAGCAAATGAGATTCTCAAACAACTTGAGCAATCGCAACGAAAAGAATTATCGAAAAAAGATGATAAGAAAGGTAATCCTTCCGTTAATCCGCTGCAAATAAGTTTAATCCAAATGGAAGACCCTCTTCTGATTCAAATACGGGATGAAATTTTAAACACAGATATTAATTCGCTCACACCTATTGAAGCGCTTTTAAAACTGAACGAAATAAAAAAATTAATAATTAAACTGTAA
- a CDS encoding TIGR00366 family protein, translated as MPDPFIFCIVLTVLVFIMAITLTKQGRLEMISYWGDGLWSLPAFSMQMALVSVSGNAMVLSFPMQKLLKN; from the coding sequence ATTCCCGACCCGTTTATCTTTTGTATTGTCTTAACAGTCCTTGTTTTTATAATGGCAATAACATTGACAAAACAGGGTCGGTTGGAAATGATTTCATATTGGGGAGATGGCTTATGGTCTTTGCCGGCGTTTTCAATGCAAATGGCTTTAGTATCGGTTTCAGGAAATGCTATGGTATTATCTTTTCCGATGCAAAAACTCTTAAAAAATTAG
- a CDS encoding DUF3857 and transglutaminase domain-containing protein — protein MNRFIISLLICLFSLTCFSQDYKKMIEDAGTSKDHSGANYVTVFDSTSVYMEETGLSYYHTHYLTKILDNKGAREFSVIKVDYDPLSAYVEINEVKVYRKNGNVETITNPVLDYIAPARMIYWGASQKMIEVGYLEPGDAVEVKSFKKGYTYALLMDDNDKYIPPMRGNYYDIVPFWSSQPILSKVYELNILKSKFLQYKAYNGELDIKSHDDPNDNLRKIYVFGMNDIKPKKLPPATVAKSDIEAKLLLSTSEDWEAKSRWFYNVNEDYGSFDPTPELKAFVNDLLVPAKNETDSISILTHWVADNMRYSGISMGPGEGYTLHNAEMNFTDRCGVCKDKASLLIAMLRAAGFESYAAMTMAGERIDRIPADQFNHSVSIVKRRNGEFELLDPTWVPNIRELWSSAEQQQNYLIGLPEGADLMETPISAPENHYVYMTAISEIEADGTLICDLHITAEGQSDAAVRGIFSSRYSEWKNNVESEILRIDPRAEIISVIHTDSEKYLEQPVEITYKIKIPNYATVTDKEIIFIPFSAKQVFKRAMAHLNFDTSVEKREYAFRDRCSRLIVINEEITLPKHSKTAYLPEEKSVTSEYINYSGKYDLKKRKLNFNQTASLGKRIYEAEEWIPFKDLVDAQNGYANQAIILIK, from the coding sequence ATGAATAGATTTATCATTTCTTTGCTAATTTGTTTATTTTCACTAACCTGTTTTTCACAGGACTATAAGAAAATGATTGAAGATGCCGGAACTTCAAAAGACCATTCCGGCGCCAATTATGTAACTGTTTTCGACAGTACTTCGGTTTATATGGAAGAAACCGGATTGAGTTATTACCACACTCATTATCTTACTAAGATTCTTGACAATAAAGGTGCAAGAGAATTCAGCGTGATAAAAGTGGATTATGATCCGCTTTCCGCCTACGTGGAAATCAATGAAGTTAAGGTTTATAGAAAGAACGGAAATGTTGAAACTATTACCAATCCTGTTCTCGACTATATTGCGCCGGCAAGAATGATTTACTGGGGTGCAAGTCAGAAGATGATTGAAGTCGGTTATCTAGAACCGGGTGATGCAGTGGAAGTAAAATCATTCAAGAAAGGTTATACTTACGCACTTTTAATGGATGATAATGATAAATATATTCCTCCGATGCGCGGAAATTATTATGATATTGTACCGTTCTGGAGCTCTCAACCTATTTTAAGTAAAGTTTACGAATTAAATATTCTGAAATCAAAATTCTTACAATATAAAGCGTATAACGGAGAATTGGATATAAAATCTCATGACGACCCTAATGATAATTTAAGGAAGATTTATGTATTCGGTATGAATGATATTAAACCGAAAAAACTTCCTCCAGCAACGGTTGCCAAAAGTGATATTGAAGCTAAGTTACTGCTTTCAACAAGTGAAGATTGGGAAGCAAAATCCCGTTGGTTTTACAATGTAAATGAAGATTACGGAAGCTTTGATCCTACTCCCGAATTAAAAGCTTTTGTAAATGATTTGCTGGTTCCGGCAAAAAATGAAACCGATTCCATCAGTATTTTAACTCATTGGGTTGCTGATAATATGCGTTATTCCGGAATTTCCATGGGACCGGGCGAAGGATATACTCTCCATAATGCGGAGATGAATTTTACCGACAGATGCGGCGTTTGCAAGGATAAGGCAAGTTTATTGATTGCGATGTTGCGTGCTGCCGGCTTCGAATCTTATGCTGCCATGACAATGGCTGGCGAAAGAATCGACAGAATTCCTGCCGATCAGTTCAACCACAGCGTCAGTATTGTAAAACGACGTAACGGTGAGTTTGAATTACTTGACCCTACTTGGGTGCCTAATATTCGTGAATTATGGTCGAGTGCCGAGCAACAACAAAATTATCTCATCGGATTACCTGAAGGTGCCGATTTGATGGAAACTCCTATTTCGGCTCCTGAAAATCATTATGTTTATATGACAGCTATATCTGAAATTGAAGCCGACGGAACTTTAATTTGCGATTTACATATCACTGCGGAAGGCCAATCCGATGCAGCAGTACGAGGAATTTTCTCATCAAGATACAGCGAATGGAAAAACAATGTTGAATCCGAAATACTTCGCATTGATCCCAGAGCCGAAATAATTTCCGTAATTCATACGGATAGCGAGAAATATCTGGAACAACCTGTTGAAATTACCTACAAGATAAAAATTCCAAATTACGCAACGGTAACAGATAAAGAAATTATTTTTATTCCTTTTTCGGCAAAACAGGTTTTCAAAAGGGCTATGGCACATTTGAATTTTGACACATCAGTAGAAAAAAGAGAATACGCTTTCAGAGACAGATGTTCAAGACTTATTGTTATCAACGAGGAAATAACTCTCCCAAAACATTCAAAAACCGCATATCTTCCTGAGGAAAAAAGCGTTACATCAGAATACATCAATTATTCAGGAAAATATGATCTCAAAAAGAGAAAATTAAATTTCAACCAAACTGCAAGCTTAGGTAAACGAATCTACGAAGCTGAAGAATGGATTCCGTTTAAAGATTTAGTTGATGCTCAGAACGGTTATGCAAATCAGGCTATTATTCTAATCAAATAA
- a CDS encoding DUF3857 domain-containing protein has protein sequence MQTLNKILIISILSITSFCAFAQDTKSDAIFHNIKREYVINEDGSVDFTYRKELELISNRSFFRDFGETFIVYNPEFQTLKINESYTIRKDGSIVRTPENAFNEVLPSGCTDCARYNNMKEMVVTHTALEYNATIVLDYTIHTKPEFITNFMEIINFVEYAPVKNYDVFVKVAQNIELKERMLNLRLGATINKEGDYKTYHWNVGNLGQTISESYMPAYEELYPVLIISTFKDMTNAYFSLVNQESLKTTDLPESKTAIAEIVSTEKSNLENILSIRDYVIDYIRYNNFSLKYNNYQLATPATVWQSRCGNEAEKAVMLACMLNTAGFEAIPVTFTKPRMHSNEIGCLDVISHWGVRVINDGKPLIISPVRKSNVSMDIEFPEYSMYFISATVETFRATNSEKIPTEISVTGNINIALDGKAGGNLSLGVTSSKLPVFSIIKDSAKANDIVMNIKGETSNIKLSEQKISMDLEADNISVTDMKAGYYSFEIPETKYGININPSYLNTERKTEVICGKTNETYKYKITLPAGHQYIGKNVEKIIDKSFGKVIIKITANKNIIEIERSIVINEDRIKLNDYSDFREMMILWNNETYKKFIVK, from the coding sequence ATGCAAACATTAAATAAAATATTAATAATAAGCATTTTAAGCATAACATCTTTTTGCGCATTCGCACAAGATACAAAATCGGATGCTATTTTTCATAATATCAAAAGAGAATATGTTATTAATGAAGACGGAAGTGTGGATTTTACATACAGAAAAGAATTAGAATTGATTTCCAACCGATCATTCTTCAGGGATTTCGGAGAAACATTTATAGTTTACAATCCTGAATTTCAAACATTAAAAATAAACGAATCCTATACTATCCGAAAAGACGGCAGTATTGTTAGAACTCCTGAGAATGCTTTCAATGAAGTTCTGCCTTCCGGTTGTACGGATTGTGCGCGTTATAACAATATGAAAGAAATGGTTGTAACTCATACGGCACTTGAATATAATGCAACTATAGTTTTGGATTATACAATTCATACCAAACCCGAATTTATTACAAATTTTATGGAAATAATAAATTTTGTAGAGTATGCTCCTGTAAAAAATTATGACGTCTTTGTTAAGGTTGCTCAAAACATCGAATTAAAAGAAAGAATGCTAAATTTAAGATTAGGAGCTACTATAAATAAAGAAGGGGATTATAAAACTTATCATTGGAATGTCGGAAATTTGGGACAAACAATTTCGGAATCTTACATGCCGGCTTATGAGGAATTGTATCCTGTTCTTATTATTTCGACATTTAAAGATATGACAAATGCGTATTTCAGTTTAGTGAATCAGGAATCTTTAAAAACGACAGATCTTCCCGAGAGTAAAACCGCAATTGCCGAAATAGTTAGCACGGAAAAAAGCAATCTAGAGAATATCTTATCAATAAGAGATTATGTTATTGATTATATTAGATACAATAATTTCAGCTTGAAATACAATAATTATCAACTTGCTACACCCGCAACCGTTTGGCAATCAAGATGCGGTAATGAAGCCGAAAAAGCGGTAATGCTGGCGTGTATGTTAAATACTGCGGGCTTTGAAGCCATACCCGTTACTTTCACAAAACCGAGAATGCACAGCAATGAAATCGGATGTCTGGATGTTATTTCACATTGGGGCGTAAGAGTGATAAACGACGGCAAACCTCTTATCATTTCGCCGGTAAGAAAAAGTAACGTTTCGATGGATATTGAATTTCCCGAATATTCTATGTATTTCATCAGCGCAACCGTAGAGACTTTCAGAGCAACTAACAGCGAAAAAATTCCAACTGAAATATCTGTCACTGGAAATATCAATATTGCACTTGACGGAAAGGCCGGGGGGAATTTGAGTTTAGGTGTTACTTCGTCAAAACTTCCTGTATTTTCAATAATTAAAGACTCCGCGAAAGCTAATGATATTGTAATGAATATCAAAGGCGAAACAAGCAATATTAAGTTAAGCGAACAAAAAATTTCAATGGATTTAGAAGCCGATAATATTTCAGTTACCGATATGAAAGCAGGATATTATTCCTTTGAAATTCCGGAAACTAAATATGGAATTAATATTAATCCTTCGTATTTGAATACTGAACGTAAAACTGAAGTTATTTGCGGAAAGACTAATGAAACTTACAAATATAAAATCACATTACCGGCAGGACATCAATATATTGGAAAAAATGTTGAAAAAATTATTGATAAATCGTTCGGAAAAGTCATCATCAAAATTACTGCCAATAAAAACATTATTGAAATTGAAAGAAGCATTGTAATCAATGAAGATCGTATTAAGTTGAACGATTATAGTGATTTCAGAGAGATGATGATTTTATGGAATAATGAAACATACAAAAAGTTTATTGTTAAGTGA
- a CDS encoding 2,3,4,5-tetrahydropyridine-2,6-dicarboxylate N-succinyltransferase, whose product MQELIIKIETFWNDRSKANSQEYKAVVFECIRLLNEGKLRVCEKIDGKWTTNEWLKKAILLYFSIAELKKSGAGDLVFYDKIPVKSNYDELNVRAVPPTVTRYGSYIAPNVILMPSYVNIGAYVDSGTMVDTWATVGSCAQIGKNVHLSGGVGIGGVLEPLQANPVIIEDDCFIGSRSIIVEGAFIDKEVVIGANTVITSSTQVIDVSGDKEIIYKGYVPPRSVVIPGTRKKTFPAGEYEIACAYIIGKRNESTDKKTSLNDALRKTEEV is encoded by the coding sequence ATGCAAGAGTTAATAATCAAAATCGAAACCTTTTGGAATGACCGTTCTAAGGCTAATTCACAGGAATACAAAGCTGTGGTCTTTGAATGCATTAGATTATTAAACGAAGGGAAATTACGCGTCTGTGAGAAGATAGACGGCAAGTGGACGACAAATGAATGGTTAAAGAAAGCTATACTTCTATATTTTTCTATTGCCGAATTGAAAAAATCGGGAGCCGGAGATTTGGTTTTCTACGATAAGATTCCTGTTAAAAGCAATTACGATGAATTAAATGTCCGCGCTGTTCCTCCGACAGTTACAAGATACGGTTCATACATTGCTCCTAATGTAATTTTAATGCCGAGTTATGTTAACATCGGCGCTTATGTTGATTCCGGTACTATGGTCGACACATGGGCTACGGTTGGTTCTTGTGCCCAAATAGGAAAAAACGTTCACCTCAGCGGCGGAGTCGGAATAGGCGGCGTACTTGAACCTTTACAAGCCAATCCGGTTATAATTGAAGACGATTGCTTTATCGGTTCGCGAAGTATTATTGTAGAAGGAGCATTTATCGACAAAGAAGTCGTGATAGGCGCGAATACGGTAATCACTTCATCAACACAAGTTATTGATGTTAGCGGAGATAAAGAAATAATTTACAAAGGTTACGTACCGCCGAGATCCGTTGTTATTCCCGGAACCCGCAAAAAAACATTTCCTGCAGGAGAATATGAAATAGCTTGTGCTTACATTATCGGTAAAAGAAATGAGAGTACCGACAAAAAAACCTCTCTGAATGATGCTTTAAGAAAGACGGAAGAAGTTTAG
- the purB gene encoding adenylosuccinate lyase produces the protein MTENYHLTSLTAISPIDGRYADKTSVLRKYFSEYALIKYRLKTEIEYFIALCELPLPQLEEFPEKKFAKLRNIYESFDVDAAEKVKRIEDVTNHDVKAVEYFLRDSFDELGVAEYKEFIHFGLTSQDINNTAIPMMLKDAHNEVILPELELISDKLFQLSEEWKNIPMLAHTHGQPASPTTLGKEIYVFYERITEQIELLKQIEFWGKFGGATGNLNAHKIAYPMFDWRKFAKFFLETYLEINRQTTTTQIEHYDMLSAYCQNIMRINTILLDLNRDMWSYISMEYFKQTIKKDEVGSSAMPHKVNPIDFENSEGNIGLANTLFSHFAEKLPVSRMQRDLTDSTVTRNLGLPLAYSLIAYKSLMKGFGKVLVNVEKISQDLESNWAIVAEAIQTILRRESYPDPYNALKTLTRKNTKVSKEDLHEFISTLNISDEVKKELMEIAPMNYVGYAEEI, from the coding sequence ATGACGGAAAACTATCATTTAACATCATTAACAGCTATCTCACCGATAGACGGTAGATACGCCGATAAAACATCGGTTTTAAGAAAATATTTTTCGGAATACGCATTGATAAAATATCGGTTAAAAACCGAAATAGAATATTTTATTGCACTGTGCGAATTACCGCTGCCTCAGTTAGAAGAATTTCCCGAAAAGAAATTTGCTAAATTGAGAAACATTTACGAATCTTTCGATGTTGATGCTGCGGAAAAAGTCAAAAGAATCGAAGATGTTACAAACCATGATGTTAAGGCCGTTGAATATTTTCTTCGCGACAGTTTTGACGAACTCGGAGTTGCGGAATACAAAGAATTTATTCATTTCGGATTAACTTCTCAGGATATTAATAATACTGCAATTCCGATGATGCTAAAAGATGCCCACAACGAAGTTATTTTGCCGGAACTCGAATTGATTTCGGACAAATTATTTCAACTTTCTGAGGAATGGAAAAATATTCCAATGCTGGCACATACACACGGGCAACCCGCTTCTCCGACAACTTTAGGCAAAGAAATTTATGTTTTCTACGAAAGAATTACAGAACAAATAGAACTTTTAAAACAAATCGAATTTTGGGGAAAGTTTGGCGGCGCTACCGGAAATCTAAATGCCCACAAAATTGCTTATCCTATGTTCGACTGGAGAAAATTCGCCAAATTCTTTTTGGAAACTTACCTCGAAATAAACAGACAGACAACAACAACACAGATTGAGCATTACGATATGCTTTCGGCATATTGTCAAAATATTATGCGCATAAATACAATTCTGTTGGATCTTAACAGAGATATGTGGTCGTATATTTCAATGGAATACTTCAAGCAGACCATCAAAAAAGATGAAGTAGGCTCTTCTGCAATGCCGCACAAAGTTAATCCGATTGACTTCGAAAATTCCGAAGGAAACATCGGTTTGGCAAACACATTATTTTCACACTTTGCAGAAAAACTACCAGTATCACGCATGCAAAGAGATTTAACCGACTCAACTGTAACGCGTAATTTAGGTTTACCTCTTGCTTATTCGTTGATTGCATATAAGTCTTTAATGAAAGGTTTCGGTAAAGTTCTGGTAAATGTTGAAAAAATTTCACAAGATTTAGAAAGCAATTGGGCGATAGTTGCCGAAGCCATTCAAACTATCTTGAGAAGAGAATCTTATCCCGATCCTTACAATGCTTTAAAAACCCTTACGCGCAAAAATACTAAGGTAAGCAAAGAAGATCTGCATGAGTTTATTTCGACATTAAATATTTCCGATGAAGTTAAGAAGGAATTAATGGAAATAGCACCTATGAATTACGTAGGATATGCGGAAGAAATATAA